From the Elusimicrobiota bacterium genome, one window contains:
- a CDS encoding Ig-like domain-containing protein translates to MLKKILILLITGTVGLGYLFSSPPTVSISTPTNGANVSGSTDINVNASDGDGISKVLFYIDSVCKSTDTGSPYMWTWDTTLYTNAAHTITVKAYDTFGTSTNTATNTSTATISVTVNNNDITPPVVSGVTPINVTSSSVVITWTTNELANSKVEYGLTTIYGSETSVTDTGGVFTHNVPLNGLAANTIYHYRIVTADMATNPTTTGDYSFTTSTAPSDNPPTVSISTYTNGNTIAGLVNITGVASDDHGVSRVEFYIDNVCKSTDTSAPYTWSWDTTVYSNVSHTIKVLAYDTISQSTSSQISVTVNNNVADNPPTVSISTYTNGNTVAGLANITAIASDDHGVSRVEFYIDNVCKSTDTSAPYTWSWDTTVYSNASHTIKVLAYDTISQSTSSQISVTVNNSTVTVNTPPVASDQSVSATKDTAKTITLTASDADGDLLSYSIVTSPAHGTLEQMITIPEQENSKCTYTPASGYTGTDSFTFKVNDGKVDSNIATVSITVVAPVADNLPTVSITSPASGATVSGNVNVTVSASDDNGVTQVSFYIDNVFKSTDSVTPYSWSWNTTGYSNGSHIIKVIATDTANQTTNTEITVTVSNVYTIVNSTPTNIGITAEIKPTDTVINPVSGQSTKINFTVGGKTAQFGEVVHVTVAIYNARGEKVKTLIDEDMAVGAYQSMWNGRNFEEDIVASGVYVVRMKAGKDSVSKKIVVIK, encoded by the coding sequence ATGTTAAAAAAAATCTTAATATTGTTAATAACAGGTACAGTTGGGTTAGGGTATTTATTTTCTTCACCACCAACAGTATCTATTTCTACACCTACTAATGGAGCAAATGTATCAGGAAGTACAGATATAAATGTTAATGCATCGGATGGTGATGGTATAAGTAAAGTATTGTTTTATATAGATAGTGTATGTAAGTCAACTGATACGGGTTCTCCGTATATGTGGACTTGGGATACTACGTTATATACAAATGCCGCACATACAATTACGGTTAAAGCTTATGATACTTTTGGAACATCAACAAATACTGCTACGAACACAAGTACTGCAACAATCAGTGTTACTGTTAATAATAATGATATCACACCGCCAGTAGTAAGTGGAGTAACACCAATTAATGTAACCAGCAGTTCAGTAGTAATAACATGGACAACAAATGAGTTAGCCAACAGTAAGGTAGAATATGGCTTAACGACAATTTATGGCAGTGAAACGTCAGTGACAGATACCGGCGGTGTATTCACCCATAATGTTCCACTAAATGGGCTTGCTGCGAACACAATATATCATTATCGAATAGTGACAGCGGATATGGCAACTAACCCAACAACGACTGGTGATTACAGTTTTACAACATCTACGGCACCATCAGATAATCCACCTACTGTAAGCATATCTACATATACAAACGGCAATACAATAGCGGGACTGGTAAATATAACCGGAGTGGCATCTGATGACCATGGTGTAAGCCGGGTAGAGTTTTACATAGATAATGTATGCAAATCAACAGATACAAGTGCCCCATATACATGGAGTTGGGATACAACGGTATATTCAAATGTTTCGCATACAATTAAGGTGCTGGCGTATGATACAATAAGCCAGTCAACCAGCAGTCAAATCAGTGTTACGGTTAATAACAATGTAGCGGACAATCCGCCTACTGTAAGCATATCTACGTATACAAACGGCAATACGGTAGCAGGATTGGCTAATATAACTGCAATAGCATCTGATGACCATGGAGTAAGCCGAGTAGAGTTTTACATAGATAATGTATGCAAATCAACAGATACAAGTGCCCCATATACATGGAGTTGGGATACAACGGTATATTCAAATGCCTCACATACAATTAAGGTGCTGGCGTATGATACAATAAGCCAGTCAACCAGCAGTCAAATCAGTGTTACGGTTAATAATAGTACTGTCACAGTAAACACTCCGCCTGTTGCAAGTGACCAAAGTGTTAGTGCAACCAAAGATACAGCCAAGACAATAACCTTGACTGCGAGTGATGCAGATGGTGACTTGTTGTCATACAGTATTGTTACCTCACCTGCTCATGGGACACTGGAACAAATGATAACTATACCAGAACAGGAAAATTCAAAATGCACCTATACACCAGCTAGCGGATATACAGGAACAGATAGTTTCACTTTCAAGGTGAATGATGGTAAAGTTGACAGCAATATAGCAACAGTATCTATAACTGTAGTTGCACCGGTAGCAGACAATCTGCCAACAGTATCTATTACCAGTCCTGCTAGTGGCGCAACTGTATCTGGTAATGTTAATGTTACTGTAAGTGCATCAGATGATAACGGTGTAACTCAGGTCAGTTTCTATATTGACAATGTTTTCAAAAGCACTGATAGTGTTACTCCTTATTCCTGGTCATGGAATACTACCGGATATTCAAATGGTTCTCACATAATTAAAGTAATAGCAACTGACACAGCCAATCAAACCACTAATACCGAAATTACAGTTACAGTTTCTAATGTATATACTATCGTAAATTCAACTCCAACAAATATAGGAATTACTGCTGAAATAAAACCAACAGATACTGTTATTAACCCTGTAAGCGGACAATCTACTAAAATCAACTTTACAGTTGGAGGTAAAACAGCACAATTTGGAGAGGTTGTACATGTAACAGTGGCAATATATAATGCAAGAGGAGAAAAGGTAAAAACCCTAATAGATGAAGACATGGCTGTCGGTGCCTATCAATCTATGTGGAACGGGAGAAATTTTGAAGAAGACATTGTTGCAAGCGGGGTTTATGTTGTCAGAATGAAAGCTGGAAAAGATAGCGTAAGCAAAAAAATTGTAGTTATCAAATAA
- a CDS encoding acyl-CoA dehydrogenase family protein, translating into MDYFLTDEQKMIVELARKVAQEKIKPVRQHYDETGEFPWEIVKELSQADLMGLYIPQEYGGFGGGVMELCLAVEELCKVDGGIALSLAATALGTFPILLFGSDEQKKKYLPKIAKGEILAGFGLTEPESGSDAGATKTTARKEGDFYILNGTKCFITNGGVAEVYAVITMTDKARGSRGASAFIVEKGTPGFSFGKKENKMGIRASATCELVFQDCKIPKANLLGKEGAGFIVAMKTLDQSRPGVAAQALGIAAGALDEALEYAKTRKQFDHPISSFQAIQHMLANMATEVEAARTLIYAVARAIDKGDKEVSGPSAMCKLFASDVAMRVTTDAVQIFGGYGYMKEYPVEKMMRDAKITQIYEGTNQIQRNVIALDLIKKSAKKK; encoded by the coding sequence GTGGATTATTTTTTAACTGATGAACAAAAGATGATTGTTGAGTTGGCACGGAAGGTTGCACAAGAAAAAATTAAACCTGTAAGACAGCATTATGATGAAACCGGTGAATTTCCATGGGAAATTGTTAAGGAACTCTCGCAGGCAGATTTGATGGGACTTTACATTCCTCAAGAATACGGCGGGTTTGGCGGCGGGGTAATGGAGTTGTGTCTTGCAGTAGAGGAACTTTGCAAAGTTGATGGTGGTATAGCTCTTTCGCTTGCAGCCACTGCACTTGGAACATTCCCGATACTTTTATTCGGTAGTGATGAGCAAAAAAAGAAATATCTTCCTAAAATTGCAAAAGGTGAAATACTTGCAGGTTTTGGTTTGACTGAACCCGAGTCAGGAAGTGATGCGGGAGCGACAAAAACAACTGCAAGGAAAGAAGGCGATTTTTATATTTTAAACGGTACAAAATGTTTTATTACAAATGGCGGGGTTGCAGAGGTCTATGCTGTAATAACGATGACTGATAAAGCAAGAGGTTCCCGTGGTGCATCTGCATTTATAGTCGAGAAAGGAACACCTGGTTTTTCATTCGGTAAAAAAGAGAATAAAATGGGTATCCGCGCATCGGCAACCTGTGAACTTGTATTTCAAGATTGTAAGATTCCAAAGGCAAACCTTTTAGGAAAGGAAGGTGCGGGTTTTATTGTTGCAATGAAAACACTTGACCAATCACGGCCTGGTGTAGCTGCTCAGGCACTTGGAATAGCAGCAGGAGCACTTGATGAAGCATTAGAATATGCTAAAACAAGAAAGCAATTTGATCATCCTATTTCATCATTTCAGGCAATCCAGCATATGTTAGCGAATATGGCAACAGAAGTTGAAGCGGCAAGGACTTTAATTTATGCAGTTGCACGGGCGATTGATAAAGGTGATAAAGAGGTTTCAGGCCCTTCTGCAATGTGTAAACTTTTTGCATCAGATGTTGCTATGCGAGTTACAACAGATGCAGTTCAAATTTTCGGCGGGTATGGTTATATGAAAGAATATCCGGTTGAAAAAATGATGCGTGATGCTAAAATTACACAGATTTATGAAGGAACAAACCAAATACAAAGAAATGTCATAGCACTTGATTTAATAAAAAAATCTGCAAAAAAGAAATAA
- a CDS encoding electron transfer flavoprotein subunit alpha — protein sequence MSKIYVISDKCIGCGLCIKSCPFAAITLTARPDKKIKLAVIDELKCNYCGACLDACKKYQAIVIEKDDIVSKTSDIGQYKNVWVYAEQRHGEISPVVYELLSKGKELADKLKVQLCAILMGNKIESKAIDLINHGADKVYLYDDEILNEFQDDPYSELLAQLIKEEKPEIILMGATNIGRSFASRVAAKIRTGLTADCTGLDIDPKTRYLMQTRPAFGGNIMATILTKNHRPQMATVRHKVFKKAEKRENAKGEIIKKTFDKSKVKNRTNFLQFVADLSQKVNLAEADIIVSGGRGLGKPEGFQLIEEFAKAIGGAVGASRATVDAGWIPYSHQVGQTGRTVAPKIYFACGISGQIQHLVGMQSSETIVAINKDPECPMMKLATYAIEGDLYQVIPEIVKEIKK from the coding sequence ATGTCTAAGATATATGTAATATCTGATAAGTGTATCGGTTGCGGGCTTTGTATTAAATCTTGTCCTTTTGCGGCGATTACTTTAACTGCCAGACCGGATAAAAAAATAAAACTTGCTGTAATTGATGAATTAAAATGCAATTATTGCGGGGCATGTCTTGATGCATGTAAGAAATACCAGGCAATTGTTATTGAGAAAGATGATATTGTTTCTAAAACCTCAGACATTGGACAATATAAAAATGTTTGGGTTTATGCAGAGCAAAGACATGGAGAAATTTCACCGGTTGTATATGAACTTTTATCAAAGGGTAAAGAGTTAGCAGATAAGCTTAAAGTTCAGTTATGTGCTATCTTAATGGGAAATAAAATTGAAAGCAAAGCTATTGATTTAATTAACCATGGAGCAGACAAAGTTTATTTATATGATGATGAGATATTAAATGAATTCCAGGATGATCCATATTCAGAACTTTTAGCACAACTTATCAAAGAAGAAAAACCGGAAATAATTTTAATGGGTGCAACTAATATCGGAAGAAGTTTTGCATCACGAGTAGCTGCTAAAATACGAACAGGACTTACCGCTGATTGCACCGGTCTGGACATTGACCCTAAAACACGATATTTAATGCAAACCCGCCCCGCTTTTGGCGGAAATATAATGGCAACAATATTAACAAAAAATCATAGACCTCAAATGGCTACAGTAAGACATAAGGTTTTCAAAAAAGCAGAAAAAAGAGAAAATGCAAAAGGTGAAATAATAAAAAAGACATTTGATAAAAGCAAAGTAAAAAATAGAACAAATTTTCTGCAGTTTGTTGCTGATTTATCGCAAAAAGTAAATCTTGCCGAAGCGGATATAATCGTTTCAGGTGGGAGAGGACTTGGAAAACCCGAAGGTTTTCAATTAATAGAAGAATTTGCTAAAGCGATTGGAGGCGCAGTCGGTGCTTCCCGTGCTACTGTTGATGCCGGTTGGATTCCCTATTCTCATCAGGTAGGTCAGACAGGGAGAACAGTTGCACCTAAAATTTATTTTGCTTGCGGAATTTCAGGGCAAATCCAACATCTTGTTGGAATGCAATCCTCCGAAACGATAGTTGCAATTAATAAAGACCCCGAATGTCCGATGATGAAACTTGCCACGTATGCCATTGAAGGCGACCTCTATCAGGTAATTCCAGAAATAGTTAAAGAAATTAAGAAGTAA
- a CDS encoding PorV/PorQ family protein — protein sequence MFLRDLIVVTFFFQSCTILYSSGTSTSGGTLLKQYVGGRASSMGEAYVAISDDLYGLHYNPAGMANLEREFTCTYFQEPEVSFNYGLVGYGQNIGKMGVLAGSVFTYDAGKIEWEDDSGNVSKLSVQRDYLYTLGYAKEILYNFSVGVNAKLFSSTLVEKYNATAYGADIGGLYITPVEGLSVGTVMQNIGTPIKYIAVSDPMPTTFRVGVGYQLSLSQKTDLTVEMDIVKPNDSDIKENVGLECWIGDMLALRAGYKIGYDLENYSFGLGFEWSKIKIDYSMVSRKNLEIVHIFSVSLIQFGSKDEEVKEVDKEKVSEEIEETPKVVYQPPISKKERKRLLTDEVNSLCLEGMYLEALSNVDDLLKTEPTDNNIQKLKVQLRKIIAIIFRDAEKGKIHNLIRKSINSYLRIEGNERIAVFAIKYAQQIEPENQTIGKLSEFMEQEYPGIAKRETTVKGKTIIEQKLKTALDCIYNNDYERGIMECEDVLELEPDNVLALKRAGSAYYALNNKNMAIKMWKQAKKIDPSDPEISEFLYKVR from the coding sequence ATGTTCCTGAGGGACTTAATTGTTGTAACCTTTTTTTTTCAATCCTGTACTATATTGTATTCTTCTGGTACAAGTACTAGCGGTGGTACTCTCCTTAAACAATATGTTGGCGGTCGTGCTTCTTCAATGGGCGAAGCGTATGTAGCAATATCCGATGATTTATATGGACTTCACTATAATCCTGCTGGAATGGCTAATTTGGAACGAGAATTTACATGTACGTATTTTCAAGAGCCGGAAGTAAGTTTTAATTATGGCCTGGTTGGATATGGTCAAAATATTGGCAAAATGGGAGTATTAGCTGGAAGTGTATTTACATATGATGCCGGGAAAATTGAATGGGAAGATGACAGCGGTAATGTATCCAAGTTAAGTGTTCAGAGGGATTATCTTTATACCCTTGGTTATGCAAAGGAAATTCTATATAATTTTTCAGTAGGGGTTAATGCGAAATTATTTTCTTCTACTTTAGTAGAAAAATATAATGCTACAGCATATGGTGCGGATATTGGCGGGTTATATATAACTCCTGTGGAAGGGTTAAGTGTTGGTACGGTTATGCAAAATATAGGTACACCAATAAAATATATTGCAGTATCAGACCCTATGCCAACCACTTTTCGCGTTGGAGTTGGATATCAGTTAAGCTTATCCCAGAAGACTGATTTAACAGTTGAAATGGATATTGTGAAGCCAAATGATAGTGATATTAAAGAAAATGTCGGTTTAGAATGTTGGATTGGAGATATGCTTGCTTTAAGAGCTGGATACAAGATAGGGTATGATCTGGAAAACTATAGTTTTGGTTTAGGATTTGAGTGGTCTAAAATTAAAATTGATTATAGTATGGTGTCACGAAAAAATTTAGAAATCGTTCATATTTTTTCAGTTAGTCTAATACAATTTGGAAGCAAAGATGAAGAGGTAAAAGAGGTAGATAAAGAAAAAGTCAGTGAGGAAATTGAGGAAACTCCCAAAGTTGTATATCAACCACCTATTTCCAAAAAAGAAAGAAAAAGACTTTTAACTGATGAAGTTAATTCCCTGTGTTTAGAAGGTATGTATTTAGAAGCGCTGTCAAATGTTGACGATTTACTAAAAACAGAACCTACAGATAACAACATTCAAAAATTGAAAGTACAACTCAGAAAAATAATTGCAATTATTTTCCGTGATGCGGAAAAAGGCAAAATCCATAATTTAATTAGAAAAAGTATTAATTCGTATTTAAGAATAGAAGGGAATGAAAGAATTGCTGTGTTTGCAATTAAATATGCACAACAGATAGAGCCTGAAAACCAGACTATCGGTAAACTGTCAGAATTTATGGAACAGGAATATCCAGGTATAGCTAAAAGAGAAACGACAGTTAAAGGAAAGACAATTATTGAGCAAAAACTCAAGACAGCTCTTGATTGTATCTATAATAATGATTACGAACGGGGAATTATGGAATGTGAAGATGTCTTAGAATTAGAACCTGATAATGTGCTTGCATTAAAACGTGCAGGTTCTGCTTATTATGCTCTTAATAATAAAAACATGGCAATAAAAATGTGGAAACAAGCAAAAAAAATAGACCCATCAGACCCCGAAATAAGTGAATTTTTATATAAAGTAAGATAA
- a CDS encoding RNA polymerase sigma factor, which produces MDNNQNHVEENNLVKKAKSGDVNAFEKLISIHQERIYNFAYYLTGNEPDARDLSQDVLIKIFCSINNFEEKSRFSTWVWRIIHNTFLDECKSSYKKNLSQSISLESILHVKDERDCPEKEVEKSQFSENVEQTLLKIPVKYRITVVMYDIQGFSYDEIAEISKSSIGTIKSRLNRGRKLLSKMIMKSGTFF; this is translated from the coding sequence ATGGATAATAATCAAAACCACGTTGAAGAAAACAATCTTGTAAAAAAAGCGAAAAGTGGCGATGTTAATGCTTTTGAGAAACTTATTTCTATACATCAGGAAAGAATATATAATTTTGCATATTATCTAACCGGAAATGAACCTGATGCCAGAGACCTTTCACAGGATGTTTTAATAAAAATATTTTGTTCAATAAATAATTTTGAAGAGAAATCAAGATTTTCTACATGGGTTTGGCGAATAATCCATAATACCTTTTTAGATGAATGTAAAAGTTCATATAAAAAGAATTTATCTCAATCAATATCATTAGAATCTATTTTACATGTTAAAGATGAAAGAGATTGTCCTGAAAAGGAAGTAGAGAAAAGCCAGTTTAGTGAAAATGTAGAACAGACATTATTAAAGATACCGGTGAAGTATCGTATTACAGTAGTAATGTATGATATACAAGGATTTTCATATGACGAGATTGCCGAAATTAGTAAATCTTCTATAGGTACGATAAAATCGAGGTTAAATCGTGGAAGAAAATTACTTAGTAAAATGATTATGAAATCCGGAACATTTTTTTAA
- a CDS encoding electron transfer flavoprotein subunit beta/FixA family protein, which produces MNIIVLIKQVPATTDVKIDEKTGTLKREGVEAQVNPFDMYAVEEAIRLKEKYSGKATVLTMGPPQAEKALRECLSMGCDEAILVSDREFAGSDTWATSYTLSQSIKKFGSYDVILCGKQAIDGDTAQVGPGVAEMLDIPHIAYVKKIEKIENNKITVERMMEDGYDLIESPVPCLLTVVKEINTPRLPSLRGMMFSKKAEIKHYTAKMIEADKTKLGFSGSPTNVMKVFSPSQRKGGERIAGEPSEQAVKLVAKLKETKII; this is translated from the coding sequence ATGAATATTATAGTTCTAATTAAGCAGGTTCCGGCAACAACTGATGTGAAAATTGATGAAAAAACCGGAACTTTAAAAAGAGAAGGGGTAGAGGCGCAGGTAAATCCTTTTGATATGTATGCTGTTGAGGAAGCGATACGGTTGAAAGAGAAATATTCCGGAAAAGCAACTGTTTTAACTATGGGTCCGCCACAGGCAGAAAAAGCGCTTCGTGAATGTCTTTCTATGGGTTGTGATGAGGCTATCCTTGTTTCTGACAGGGAATTTGCCGGTTCTGATACTTGGGCTACATCTTATACTTTGTCACAATCAATAAAGAAGTTCGGTTCTTACGATGTTATTTTATGCGGGAAACAAGCTATTGATGGTGATACCGCACAAGTAGGACCTGGAGTTGCAGAAATGCTTGATATACCGCACATAGCATATGTTAAAAAAATAGAAAAAATAGAAAATAATAAAATTACAGTTGAACGAATGATGGAAGATGGTTATGATTTGATTGAATCACCGGTTCCATGTCTTTTGACTGTAGTAAAAGAAATAAACACGCCACGACTTCCGTCTCTTAGAGGGATGATGTTTTCTAAAAAAGCAGAAATTAAGCATTATACAGCAAAAATGATTGAGGCAGATAAAACAAAGTTAGGGTTTTCCGGTTCTCCAACGAATGTAATGAAAGTGTTTTCTCCATCACAAAGAAAGGGTGGGGAACGTATTGCAGGAGAGCCGTCGGAACAGGCAGTAAAATTAGTAGCTAAATTAAAGGAAACGAAAATTATTTAA
- the rnc gene encoding ribonuclease III yields the protein MILNNNDILQKKIGVKFKNINFLNIALTHKSYAVENNLKEFNERMEFLGDAILSAATVVYLYQKYPNFNEGKLSKMKSSAVSRTTLNLIARKYDISKFVKISKSEEATGGREKESILANTMESIIGAIFLDKGYKTAEKFVHVVLNKHGITTSDYKSELQEIIQSKYKLIPNYSVIEEKGPDHDKIFKMAVFIDKKQLGTGFGKSKKEAEQNAAKNVLSKI from the coding sequence ATGATTTTAAATAATAACGATATTTTACAAAAAAAAATAGGTGTAAAATTCAAAAATATTAATTTCTTGAATATTGCGCTTACACATAAATCATATGCTGTTGAAAATAACCTTAAAGAATTTAATGAACGTATGGAGTTTTTAGGTGACGCCATTTTATCGGCAGCAACGGTTGTATATCTTTATCAGAAATATCCTAATTTTAACGAAGGCAAACTATCAAAAATGAAATCTTCAGCAGTCAGCAGAACGACATTGAATTTAATTGCAAGAAAATATGATATATCTAAATTTGTTAAGATTTCAAAAAGCGAAGAAGCAACCGGCGGGCGGGAAAAGGAATCAATATTAGCCAATACAATGGAATCTATTATTGGCGCAATATTTCTTGATAAAGGTTATAAGACTGCTGAGAAATTTGTACACGTTGTGTTAAATAAACACGGAATTACAACGTCTGATTATAAATCAGAGTTGCAGGAAATTATTCAGTCAAAGTACAAATTAATTCCGAACTATAGTGTAATAGAAGAAAAAGGTCCGGATCACGATAAAATATTTAAAATGGCTGTTTTTATAGACAAAAAGCAGCTTGGGACCGGTTTTGGCAAGTCAAAAAAAGAAGCAGAACAAAACGCTGCAAAGAATGTGTTATCTAAGATTTAA